A region from the Takifugu rubripes chromosome 22, fTakRub1.2, whole genome shotgun sequence genome encodes:
- the LOC115247956 gene encoding uncharacterized protein, whose product MSKMPHVREFVLNNIHALVQSFLERTTVEQWESFVLGRPDDATTILVAELVLEIIAALSTSILTTLRSETHTSEERVLTKLKKTLPGVLSEALGIQEEEDNDELKTLTDTIQKEVRENLSSSRASSEKGTPNQRITPTSRINVMIVQFVELFKSFSEKIRTFIGPRPHKTNVDRIPRSEGLLLENNISPIAAGIKEEIDYEFKDVFSPLMADLPEAECKELHHEISEEIEIVAVEISTVSEKSPETLAVKPAGKKIKAFFGKCFAKVCLMRIFAKLKKKLPKHEAKSESVETILEKLSTQFLDKEDGEAQREDALVQVFTDLSGNKVLEFNQELSNEIYRHSVPEAAPPSVEREVQSEVHADIRSKAWVFMALMNWYLKTQVNWVIDRVTVPYVDQSGMNMLPAPVRSDEDVPRQEAQIARHEAKNKSVTGKVHNGLRQGPLLHE is encoded by the coding sequence ATGAGCAAAATGCCACACGTAAGGGAATTTGTCCTGAACAATATTCACGCACTCGTTCAGTCATTCCTGGAAAGAACAACGGTAGAACAGTGGGAGTCCTTTGTTCTTGGTCGTCCTGACGATGCCACAACAATTTTAGTGGCAGAGTTGGTTCTAGAAATCATCGCAGCTCTGTCCACCTCCATTTTAACAACTTTGAGGTCTGAGACACATACGTCTGAGGAGCGCGTCCTGACTAAGCTGAAAAAGACTCTTCCTGGGGTATTATCAGAAGCTTTAGGGAttcaagaggaagaagacaatgATGAATTAAAGACCTTGACGGACACAATTCAGAAGGAGGTCAGAGAAAACCTGAGCTCTTCACGTGCCAGCAGTGAAAAAGGTACCCCCAACCAGAGAATCACCCCGACCTCCAGAATCAATGTCATGATTGTCCAATTTGTGGAGCTTTTCAAAAGTTTTTCAGAAAAGATTAGGACTTTTATTGGCCCTCGTCCACATAAAACCAATGTTGACCGTATCCCAAGGTCAGAAGGCTTACTTCTCGAGAACAATATATCACCCATTGCAGCGGGGATCAAGGAGGAAATCGACTATGAGTTTAAGGACGTCTTCAGTCCTCTGATGGCAGATCTTCCAGAAGCTGAATGTAAGGAGTTACATCATGAAATATCGGAGGAGATTGAGATCGTGGCCGTAGAAATAAGCACTGTGTCTGAGAAGAGCCCAGAAACATTAGCCGTCAAAccagctgggaaaaaaatcaaagcattttttggAAAGTGCTTTGCCAAAGTTTGCCTAATGCGAATATTTGCTAAGCTGAAGAAAAAACTTCCAAAGCATGAAGCCAAGAGTGAGTCAGTGGAGACAATACTGGAGAAACTTTCAACCCAGTTTCTGGATAAGGAAGATGGCGAGGCTCAACGTGAGGATGCCTTAGTCCAGGTGTTCACAGACTTGTCTGGGAACAAGGTCTTGGAATTCAACCAAGAACTGAGTAATGAAATTTACCGCCACTCGGTACCAGaagctgctcctccctcagttgAGAGGGAGGTTCAGAGTGAAGTCCATGCAGACATTAGGAGCAAAGCATGGGTCTTTATGGCTTTAATGAACTGGTACCTGAAGACTCAGGTAAACTGGGTCATTGACAGGGTGACGGTGCCTTATGTGGACCAATCTGGGATGAACATGTTGCCAGCACCAGTCAGAAGCGATGAAGACGTACCTCGCCAGGAGGCACAAATAGCTCGCCATGAGGCTAAAAACAAATC